The stretch of DNA CACGTCGCCGTCGGCGTAGATGCCGCCCACGTCCTCGTTCTGTTCCTCGGCGAACGCGAAGACGAAGCGCGTCCCGTGAGTCTCGCCCTCGCCGGCGGCGGGACACGCCCCGCCGGTCAGGTCGTCGTGGACGTCGCCCTCGGTGTCCATCGCCTCCTGTGCCAACGCCATCGGGTCGATCCCGGTCGCGGACTGGAAGGCGCTCCGGCCGTCGTCCCCCGGCAGGACGAGGACGTGGCCGTCCCCGACCGCGTCGGCGTACTCCGCCAGCGCGCCCGGGTTCGAGACGGCGTCCTCGTGGAGGAAAAAGAGGACGTCCTCGGGCCGCTCGCCGGCGAGAAACTCCGTGTGCGTGCTCATACCCGACCGGAGTCGTCGGGCGGGCAAAAGCCCCGCGCTCTCGCCGCCCGGGAACGGCCGGCTAGCTTTTTCACACCAGTTGCCGAACTGTCACGTATGCCGACCCACCACCCGGACAAGGGCGTCGAACTGTACCGCGAGGACGACGCGTTCGTCGTCCTGGTCGAACTCGCCGGCTACGACCGCGACGACGTCGACCTGCGCTGGCGGGACCGCCGGCTCCACGTTGAGGCCGAACACCGCGAACCGGGTGAACGGACGAAGGTGTTCCACCGTAGCGTCGGCCTCCCGCGGGCGGTCCGGGAGGACGAGATCTCGGCGACGCTCGCGGACGGGGTGTTGACGGTCCGGCTCCCGGTCGACGACGACCGGCCCGAGGGCCGCCACATCGACATCTCGTAGCCCCGGTCTCGCCGCGCCCCCAGGGTTTTGCCGCCGGCGTCCGACACGACCGACGTGACCGACCTCACCGACTACGTCACCGACCTGGTCCACGAACCGACACAGACCGAGAGCGA from Haloarcula litorea encodes:
- a CDS encoding Hsp20/alpha crystallin family protein; this encodes MPTHHPDKGVELYREDDAFVVLVELAGYDRDDVDLRWRDRRLHVEAEHREPGERTKVFHRSVGLPRAVREDEISATLADGVLTVRLPVDDDRPEGRHIDIS
- a CDS encoding DUF5807 family protein, whose product is MSTHTEFLAGERPEDVLFFLHEDAVSNPGALAEYADAVGDGHVLVLPGDDGRSAFQSATGIDPMALAQEAMDTEGDVHDDLTGGACPAAGEGETHGTRFVFAFAEEQNEDVGGIYADGDVIHAYAVCECGQRYSDKWVAGETDD